The genome window CAGCACCAGCGCCGTACTCGGCGATGGCGGCATTTACAGCTCGCTCGAAGACATGTTCAAATGGGATCAAGCATTGCTGGCCAACACGCTCGTTGGTGATTCCACGATGCAACTGGCATACACGCCCAATCTGGAAACCTACGGTTTCGGCTGGCGCATCGATGAAGTGGATGGGCATCGCCGGATCCACCATAACGGCAGCACGCGCGGGTTCCGCAACTGCTTCCAGCGATTCCCGGACGACAATTTTGCAGTGATTGTGCTCACCAACCGCAACTCACCGGAAAGTGTCCAGCCGTTGGCGGAAAAAGTGGTGGAAATTTATTGGCACTTATTGAAGGATAATGGATAAAGGGTAAAGGATAAAGGGTAAAGGGTAAAGGGTAAAGGATAAAGGATAAGGTAGGGGCGAACGGTGTTCGCCCAAAAAAACAAAAACCATCGCGCACATCGCGCCTTTGCGGCAAAAAAAATTCCCCGGAGCAACAATGAAAATTGATTTCGAAATCAACGGCAACACGATGCACATTTCGTTTCACGGCGATATTTTGTATGCCGAAACGATCGACCTCAGCGGATTTTTCGACAAACGGCTGGCGGAATCGTTCGATGAAGCCGTGCTCGATTTTTCGGATGTCACCGGCATCACCAGTTCTGCCATCGGCGCGGTCATCGATTTTCACGGCAAATTGAAGAAAAAAAGCCGCAGCATGCGCATCTCCGGAATGAGCGACAAAGCCTACACCGTCTTCAAATATTTCAAGCTCGACGAATTGTTTCCCATCGAAAAATAATCGCATTTTGAAAAATATTAACCGCAGAGTGCGCAAAGGCCGCAGAGGAATTTGCCGGAATTCTTTGCGATCGCTGCGCACTCTGCGGTTAATTCTATTGTAACGTTGTTTTATCGAATCAAAATGATGAGGTTTGTTTTGAATATGCAAATTGTTGTAAATAATCGATTTATTATAAAATTTTTGATGGCAATTGCGATGCTGAATGCACCGCTGTTCGCGGATTACATTACGCCGGGAACCGGTGTCCATTTCACGGCGGATAGCCTGGTTGCAAATGCCGGCGGTGCGGTTACCGGCGCAAACGGGAGCTATCTGGTGAATGAAACCGTGCAGGTGCAAACCGGCGATACGCTCACGCTGCTGCCCGGCGATACGCTTATTTTTACCGACACATCCGGCAGTGCGGAGCTGCACATCAACGGCGCGCTGTTCGCCATTGGCACGGAAACGGATTCGATTATCATCACTTCGCAAAACCAGAATTACGGCGATTTTTACGGGCTGATTTTCCGCGATACGGACAGCGGCTCCGCGTTCGAGATGAATTATTGCCGCATCGAATACGCCAAACGCGCGATCGATGTGGTGAGCGCCGATGTGCTGGTGGAAAACAGCGTCATTCGCCGCACCAGCGAAGTT of Calditrichia bacterium contains these proteins:
- a CDS encoding STAS domain-containing protein; the protein is MKIDFEINGNTMHISFHGDILYAETIDLSGFFDKRLAESFDEAVLDFSDVTGITSSAIGAVIDFHGKLKKKSRSMRISGMSDKAYTVFKYFKLDELFPIEK